A single region of the Triticum dicoccoides isolate Atlit2015 ecotype Zavitan chromosome 2B, WEW_v2.0, whole genome shotgun sequence genome encodes:
- the LOC119368686 gene encoding E3 ubiquitin-protein ligase RNF144A-like, which yields MAEADLTGLVDDFYFSALTHAQNDADAGEDQDDDLFPISDEKYAAELQLQEVIMSSAIAAAATSARSSFPAHRSIATTSSSAVVIYGECSSAASSSSCSGRPGSSASASATATATLVFCKICMDAVPESDAHRASRGCAHAFCSACLAGYIGAKIQDRIADVKCPEERCAGVLDPALCQGMLPREVFERWGAALCESMMLVAKRTYCPFKDCSAMMVADDDGGDVTQSECQVCRRLFCARCAVPWHAGADCATYRKLGRGDRGREDMLLLETAKRKKWKRCPKCEFFVEKTDGCLHITCRCSFEFCYGCGGQWGVTHASCSTA from the exons ATGGCCGAAGCGGACCTCACCGGCCTCGTCGACGACTTCTACTTCTCGGCCCTCACCCACGCCCAGAACGACGCCGACGCCGGCGAGGACCAGGACGATGATCTCTTCCCGATATCCGACGAGAAGTACGCCGCCGAGCTCCAGCTCCAGGAGGTGATCATGTCCTCCGCCATCGCGGCTGCCGCCACGTCGGCGCGCTCGTCGTTCCCGGCACATCGCAGTATCGCCACCACCAGCAGCAGCGCAGTTGTCATATACGGTGagtgctcctccgccgcctcttcaTCTTCGTGTTCCGGGCGGCCCGGCTCCTCTGCATCTGCGTCCGCTACGGCGACTGCGACGCTCGTGTTCTGCAAGATCTGCATGGACGCCGTACCGGAGTCGGACGCGCACCGCGCGAGCCGCGGCTGCGCGCACGCCTTCTGCAGCGCCTGCCTCGCGGGCTACATCGGCGCCAAGATCCAGGACCGGATCGCCGACGTCAAGTGCCCCGAGGAGCGGTGCGCCGGGGTGCTCGACCCGGCGCTCTGCCAGGGCATGCTCCCGCGGGAGGTGTTCGAGCGCTGGGGCGCCGCGCTGTGCGAGTCCATGATGCTCGTCGCCAAGAGGACCTACTGCCCCTTCAAGGACTGCTCGGCGATGATGGTGgcggacgacgacggcggcgacgtgACGCAGTCCGAGTGCCAGGTGTGCCGGCGGCTGTTCTGCGCCCGGTGCGCCGTGCCGTGGCACGCTGGCGCCGACTGCGCCACCTACAGGAAGCTCGGCAGGGGCGACAGGGGCAGGGAGGACATGCTGCTGCTGGAGACGGCAAAGCGGAAGAAGTGGAAgcggtgcccaaagtgcgagttctTCGTGGAGAAAACCGACGGTTGCCTCCACATTACCTGCAG GTGCAGCTTCGAGTTCTGCTATGGGTGTGGTGGCCAGTGGGGCGTGACGCATGCTAGCTGCAGCACGGCGTGA